From the Rhodococcus sp. NBC_00297 genome, one window contains:
- a CDS encoding pseudouridine synthase, which translates to MTVPLPFRDGLAPLRHRLPHGEHPATTLEYLESVLPGDAWRATMAAGEVVDERGRPYSEDTAYRAGAVVHFHRIPEPEVPVPFEMEILHVDDAIVVVDKPHFLATIPRGRHITETATVRLRRLFDEPDITPAHRLDRATAGVLMFTRAARFRRAYQDLFVDGSVDKEYEAVAGFDPGLTFPRSVESRIVKEHGVMTAHEEPGEPNSETRVEIIERVGDAARYRLFPRTGKTHQLRLHLSSLGIPIHGDPYYPTFTSVAPNDFSTPLQLLARRLSFTDPLTGDPRTFSSRRELRLV; encoded by the coding sequence GTGACCGTGCCGTTGCCGTTCCGCGACGGCCTCGCACCGCTGCGGCATCGGTTGCCCCACGGCGAGCATCCGGCGACCACGCTCGAATACCTGGAGAGCGTGCTGCCCGGCGACGCGTGGCGGGCGACGATGGCGGCGGGGGAGGTGGTCGACGAGCGCGGCCGCCCGTACAGCGAGGACACGGCCTATCGCGCCGGTGCCGTCGTGCACTTCCACCGGATCCCGGAGCCCGAGGTGCCGGTTCCCTTCGAGATGGAGATCCTGCACGTCGACGACGCGATCGTCGTCGTCGACAAGCCCCACTTCCTCGCGACCATCCCGCGCGGGCGTCACATCACCGAGACCGCGACGGTGCGGCTGCGGCGGCTCTTCGACGAGCCGGACATCACGCCGGCCCATCGGCTCGACCGCGCCACCGCGGGAGTCCTGATGTTCACCAGAGCAGCCCGATTCCGTCGGGCGTACCAGGACCTCTTCGTCGACGGGAGCGTGGACAAGGAGTACGAGGCCGTCGCCGGATTCGACCCCGGCCTCACCTTCCCGCGCAGTGTCGAGAGCCGGATCGTCAAGGAACACGGCGTCATGACCGCGCACGAGGAACCGGGTGAGCCGAACAGCGAGACACGGGTGGAGATCATCGAGAGGGTGGGCGACGCGGCGCGCTACCGGCTCTTCCCTCGCACGGGCAAGACGCATCAGCTGCGCCTGCATCTCTCCTCGCTCGGCATCCCGATCCACGGCGACCCGTACTACCCGACGTTCACGTCCGTGGCGCCCAACGACTTCTCGACACCCCTGCAGTTGCTCGCGCGCCGGTTGAGCTTCACCGATCCGCTCACCGGCGACCCCCGCACCTTCAGCTCACGGAGAGAACTCCGGCTCGTCTGA
- the glsA gene encoding glutaminase A, producing MTSPITDYLEAVLRACRNSDGGEVLTGNRILSEADPDVFSVAVVTVEGTVYCAGDVDSSFSIQSISKALTYALALADRGLDAVHRKIDVEPSGDAFNEISLERDTGRPRNALINAGAIAAHSLVEGRDVEHRVDRILALHSAFVGRDLSIDDDVFDAEMESSDRNLALAHMLASVKVLECDAHEVVTGYARQCSIDVTTPDLAMLAATMANGGVHPESGERVATSAVVRQVLSTMTTCGTYDGTGDWIANVGIPAKSGVSGAIIGVLPGQLGIAVHSPRLDDRGNSVRGVEVFERLSRDMDLHMMDIAPSGHSAVRRAREEDGRTVYELQGDIRFAGAENIMNRVLADLPDEPTRIGFDLEPARAVNGAAVRLLGELIERLRGDGHDVEVDDPNGLM from the coding sequence GTGACGTCACCGATCACCGACTACCTGGAGGCCGTGCTGCGCGCCTGCCGGAACTCGGACGGCGGCGAGGTCCTCACGGGCAACCGCATCCTCTCGGAAGCCGACCCCGACGTGTTCTCGGTCGCCGTCGTCACCGTCGAGGGCACGGTCTACTGCGCCGGCGACGTGGACTCGTCCTTCTCGATCCAGTCCATCTCCAAGGCACTCACCTACGCCCTCGCGCTGGCCGACCGTGGGCTCGACGCCGTGCACCGCAAGATCGACGTCGAGCCGTCGGGCGACGCGTTCAACGAGATCTCGCTCGAACGCGACACCGGCCGCCCGCGCAACGCGCTCATCAATGCCGGTGCCATCGCGGCACACTCGTTGGTCGAGGGGCGTGACGTCGAGCATCGCGTCGACCGGATCCTCGCGCTGCACTCCGCGTTCGTCGGCCGCGACCTCTCGATCGACGACGACGTGTTCGACGCCGAGATGGAGTCGAGCGACCGGAACCTGGCGCTCGCCCACATGCTCGCCTCGGTGAAGGTCCTCGAGTGCGATGCACACGAGGTCGTCACCGGGTACGCCAGGCAGTGCAGCATCGACGTCACCACACCCGATCTCGCGATGCTCGCCGCGACGATGGCGAACGGCGGTGTCCATCCCGAGAGCGGCGAGCGGGTGGCGACGTCCGCCGTCGTGCGACAGGTGCTCTCGACCATGACCACGTGCGGGACGTACGACGGCACGGGCGACTGGATCGCGAACGTCGGCATTCCCGCGAAGAGCGGTGTGTCCGGCGCGATCATCGGGGTGCTGCCCGGTCAGCTCGGGATCGCCGTCCACTCCCCACGACTCGACGACCGGGGCAACAGCGTGCGCGGGGTCGAGGTGTTCGAGCGACTGTCGCGGGACATGGATCTGCACATGATGGACATCGCCCCGTCCGGTCACTCCGCAGTGCGCCGGGCCCGTGAGGAGGACGGCCGCACGGTGTACGAGCTGCAGGGCGACATCCGCTTCGCCGGCGCGGAGAACATCATGAACCGCGTCCTGGCCGACCTTCCGGACGAGCCGACACGCATCGGCTTCGATCTCGAGCCCGCCCGAGCGGTCAACGGAGCTGCGGTGCGGCTGCTCGGTGAGCTGATCGAGCGACTGCGCGGCGACGGCCACGACGTCGAGGTGGACGACCCCAACGGGCTCATGTAG